Genomic DNA from Gimesia aquarii:
TTACACACCTATCTGGGGTGGTTATCGTCGTTATGGAACATTTGCTGTCAACCATCCCAATATTGATGCCAACCACATTAATAACGCACGCTACCACATCAATGGGGCTGTACATGTGCCGGGAATGACAAGCTCAGGTGCAACCGCAGACAACAGGCATCATGTAACAGTTGCTTCCAGCGTCCACGAAGGAGGCATTCATGTTTTGCTGGGAGATGGATCCGTTCGTTTCCTGAGTGAGAATATGGATAAGAACACCTATGCCTTACTGACACGCATTAACGATGGTCAGGTATTAGGCGAGTATTAATTCACGTTAGCTCCCTCCTCAAGGAGGGAGCTCTGTATGAAATCCAATTTTAGTCCCCTAAATTATTTTTAATATCTGATTGAAACGTTAAGGAGATGATTGTGGAAAAGTTTCACAAGCTGTGGCTGTTGGTCTTAAGCTTAGCCCTGCTGTTACCAATTTCGGGGTGTTTTTCCGGAGTAAGCTCGAAAGAACCTTCTGATAATAGTGAGACCCCAATGCAAGTAGGAGATGAGGATTCCCTCTCTCTCCCACCAGAATAGTAATAAGCCAGCTCATTCTAATAATGAGCTGGCCCTCTTATTTTTTGTCTGTTTTAGAATCTCTAACTAAACCGGCTACCTCAGACGAGGCTGCCTGGTTTTTGAATTCAGTAAAGCAATGATAGAGCACATTTGTGCTAAAGTTTTAGCATTTTATGCATAGAACCAAGGCTATAAACAAGACTCAAAGTTCATCTGCGATCTGTCGGGCATTATTTTTCTGCTTTTTCCAATTCTGCAGCAGACTCATCTGCATTCAATCCAGGATCGGGTTGAGTCGATTCAGCATGATTGCTACTTCCGCAAGCGACAGATAATACGCTTAGGAACAAAAAAAACAAACATGATAATTTTCGGATTTCTTTAATCATTAGTTCTTTCTTTCAATGTAATCTCATGTCCCGATTTAATAACAAAATACTTTCTCAACTTATAGTCGAACGTTTCGAGCAAATTAATTGACGACTGTCCCTCAACATCACTTAAATCAAAATCTAAATCCAGAATCGAATAGATGTCTTAAAATTAAACCTGCACTCCTTAAGTAAAGAAATGCAGGCAGACGAATTAGAATTCAAACCTGGAACAGCCGTTTAATAATCACCCACTGATAACCCATCGTTTCTGTGGTGTAATCTCTGATAAATGCCCCAATGATTTGCCAGATAAGCTTTATCATTCCAACCACCCCCAGGTACTCCTGTTGCACAACCACCGGGATCATTACTCCACTCGCAGCCACAGTCGTGGGCAGCACAAGTCGAAGCACTTCTTTGCGAAACAATATGATCAATATTTTCTGAGAGGAACCGGACAGCTCCGTCTGCCATTAGAAATTGTGCTCCTCCCACATGAGGACTACCAAATCGCCAATTCGGAGATGACATCCCCGGCCTAAGTTCGTTAGTAATGGGATATAAACCAGCAGCCATGAACCAATCCCAACAGCAGGCAGTATCATTTCCAGGACTGGCTGTTGTAAACGTATTGTGCTGAAGCCCCAACCATGAACCACCGGTCCATACTTGATACGACCGTTCTCCAACCGCAATTGTGTTTGAAGTTCCATCTTTAAACCCTGACATTTTAGTGGGTCGTGCGCGATCAAACGTAAAAAAACCTCCAGAAAGTCCTGCAAAGGTGCTATCAGCATTCTGAAATCCTCCCACACTGCCAGCATAACTGGTACTGGGAATTGAACTCATATAATTCGGGGTGCTTGAACCATGAACGCTCCGTGTTGGGTTTCGATCGGAATCACTGGGACATAAAACGGCATCAATACCGCTCAGTCCAGTAATCACTGTCTTGTTGGTTCCCTCAAAAATTCCGATATTAAAATTGAGCTGATTATATAGAGGTGCCTGATCCATATAGGGAAGAATCATCGCTCCCCAACTTGCTGCATTTCCCAGTTCAACGGTACCATTAAAACCGCGAATTTGCGCAGGCGGAAAAGAACCAAAGGTTTCGTGATAGTTGTGTAATGCCAGCCCAATTTGCTTTAGGTTGTTTTTACACTCAGTTCGTCGCGCGGCTTCACGGGCCTGCTGTACGGCCGGTAATAAAAGAGCAATTAAGATCGCAATGATGGCGATCACGACTAAGAGTTCAATTAAAGTGAAACCACCTCTTCTTACATGATGCTGCATTTTTCACCTCCGGAATAAAGTTAGCTAAGAAATGAGAATAATAATTACGAATGCGCGTTCTAGCTCAAACTAAAGGGAATAACACCTTAATTTAAAAGCATTTATGATGATCCATCGAACGCATATTCGCCGATTTGTTGATTTAGATATGGAGTTCTAAAATGTCAAACTAATCACTTCAAGCAATATGTTCACAACAACATTAGTATTCAATACCTACATTTTAAGTATATACATTTTATTATTAATATACATTAGTATTAATTTGAGTATATAAAATATTGTTTGCTAGTCAATCCTTTTCAACGAATAAAATTTTGAATCATCATTATTGAGCTAAGAATCAGGACTTGCTTTCAGACTGCAGATCAAGTGA
This window encodes:
- a CDS encoding DUF1559 domain-containing protein, whose product is MQHHVRRGGFTLIELLVVIAIIAILIALLLPAVQQAREAARRTECKNNLKQIGLALHNYHETFGSFPPAQIRGFNGTVELGNAASWGAMILPYMDQAPLYNQLNFNIGIFEGTNKTVITGLSGIDAVLCPSDSDRNPTRSVHGSSTPNYMSSIPSTSYAGSVGGFQNADSTFAGLSGGFFTFDRARPTKMSGFKDGTSNTIAVGERSYQVWTGGSWLGLQHNTFTTASPGNDTACCWDWFMAAGLYPITNELRPGMSSPNWRFGSPHVGGAQFLMADGAVRFLSENIDHIVSQRSASTCAAHDCGCEWSNDPGGCATGVPGGGWNDKAYLANHWGIYQRLHHRNDGLSVGDY